One window of the Populus trichocarpa isolate Nisqually-1 chromosome 9, P.trichocarpa_v4.1, whole genome shotgun sequence genome contains the following:
- the LOC7460121 gene encoding zeaxanthin 7,8(7',8')-cleavage dioxygenase, chromoplastic — MGDPMPGLDPSATCSLGNLMSGIDTPGADTSAAWRLGLSKTRLAMTLGARLPSRRQETWVPVLISSQEKTTIQGYHADTGSSLGKIALSNSLLILSSHISRFQNCLRTTISKFIDHRPPLHPSVDPCQVFTGNFAPVDELEPTNCTVVEGELPGCLNGVYIRNGSNPQHIPNGPLHFFEGDGMLHSLKLSGGQATHCSRYVKTYKYMLEKEAGFPIFPNILSGFYSLPDVLTYVMAVGRVLCGHINLMRGFGLANTSLAFFSNKLLALCESDLPYVIGMAQEGDIETLGRWDFDRKLFASMTAHPKVDKDTKEAFAFQCNPSFSPYVTYFYFNEDGVKQREVPLLSINQPTPIHDFAITKRFAIFPETQLVVEPTNVMLGRGMPVVCEQKKVPRIGILPRYAESDSNTRWFPVPGFNAMHVTNAWENGDDEVVLVAPNVLSIANVFHKIEKVHFSLEKLTINTRAGKVSRNILSKRSLELGSINPSYIGKKNRYAYLGIAEKVPKMSGLAKIDLEKECEVSRRLYGSGCFGGEPLFVPRKANAVKSDEDEDDGFVVSYVHDDSSGQSNFTVMDAKSPNLDIVAKVKLPRRVPYGFHSLFVSQDSLFNSNCSK, encoded by the exons ATGGGCGATCCGATGCCAGGGTTAGACCCAAGCGCCACCTGCAGCTTGGGCAATCTGATGTCAGGGATTGACACGCCAGGGGCTGACACGAGCGCCGCCTGGCGCTTGGGTCTTAGCAAGACCCGATTGGCCATGACA TTAGGTGCTCGACTGCCTTCTCGTAGACAAGAAACTTGGGTGCCTGTACTAATTTCTTCGCAAGAAAAAACTACAATCCAGGGATATCATGCAGACACCGGATCATCGCTTGGAAAGATAGCATTATCAAATTCACTATTAATTCTGTCCTCTCACATTTCAAGATTCCAAAATTGCCTGAGAACCACCATATCCAAATTCATTGACCACCGGCCTCCTCTTCATCCTTCGGTCGATCCATGTCAAGTGTTCACGGGGAATTTTGCTCCAGTGGATGAACTTGAGCCCACTAACTGCACTGTAGTGGAGGGTGAGCTCCCTGGCTGTCTAAATGGTGTGTATATTAGAAATGGTTCAAACCCACAACACATTCCTAATGGTCCTCTTCATTTCTTTGAAGGAGATGGCATGCTTCATTCCTTGAAATTATCCGGTGGCCAAGCAACCCATTGTAGTCGCTATGTCAAGACTTACAAATACATGCTTGAGAAAGAAGCAGGTTTTCCCATCTTTCCAAATATATTATCTGGCTTCTATAGCCTTCCTGACGTCCTCACTTATGTCATGGCTGTAGGAAGGGTTCTGTGTGGCCATATCAATCTCATGAGAGGATTTGGTTTGGCCAACACGAGTCTTGCATTCTTTTCAAATAAGCTCCTTGCACTTTGCGAGTCTGATCTACCATATGTCATTGGCATGGCACAAGAAGGCGACATCGAGACACTAGGCAGATGGGATTTTGATAGAAAGCTGTTTGCAAGCATGACTGCTCACCCCAAGGTTGACAAGGATACAAAGGAGGCTTTTGCTTTCCAGTGCAACCCATCATTTTCTCCTTATGTCACTTATTTTTACTTCAATGAAGATGGTGTCAAGCAAAGAGAGGTTCCCCTTTTGTCCATAAATCAGCCTACTCCTATTCATGATTTTGCAATAACCAAACGATTTGCAATTTTCCCAGAGACGCAGTTGGTGGTTGAACCAACAAATGTCATGCTAGGAAGAGGCATGCCTGTGGTTTGTGAGCAAAAGAAAGTGCCAAGAATTGGGATCTTACCAAGATACGCTGAGAGTGACTCAAACACGAGGTGGTTTCCAGTCCCAGGGTTTAATGCCATGCATGTCACCAATGCTTGGgaaaatggggatgatgaggtAGTCTTGGTGGCACCAAATGTGTTAAGCATTGCAAATGTTTTTCACAAAATAGAGAAGGTCCATTTCTCATTGGAAAAATTGACTATCAACACGAGAGCAGGGAAAGTTTCAAGAAATATCTTGTCCAAAAGAAGTTTGGAGTTGGGATCTATCAATCCTTCCTATATTGGGAAGAAAAATCGCTATGCTTATTTGGGAATTGCTGAAAAGGTACCAAAGATGTCAGGTTTAGCCAAGATTGATTTGGAAAAAGAATGCGAGGTCTCGAGGAGGCTTTACGGGTCAGGTTGTTTTGGAGGGGAGCCGTTGTTTGTTCCTAGAAAAGCAAATGCTGTGAAATCTGATGAAGACGAAGATGATGGATTTGTGGTGAGTTACGTGCATGATGACAGCTCCGGTCAATCAAATTTTACTGTTATGGATGCCAAGTCTCCAAATCTTGACATTGTTGCGAAAGTTAAACTTCCTAGACGTGTTCCATATGGTTTCCATAGCCTATTTGTAAGTCAAGATAGTTTGTTCAATTCTAACTGTTCAAAGTAA
- the LOC7478605 gene encoding 5-methyltetrahydropteroyltriglutamate--homocysteine methyltransferase — protein MNQVSQHILAPFTSLRVISVGSLSFPSSFTPTNSNSPPFLLRYFSVRAMASHVVGYPRMGPKRELKFALESFWDGKSSAEDLQNVAAELRSSIWKQMSDAGIKFIPSNTFSCYDQVLDTTAMLGAVPPRYGWNGGEIGFDVYFSMARGNASVPAMEMTKWFDTNYHYIVPELGPEVNFSYASHKAVIEYKEAKALGVDTVPVLVGPVSYLLLSKPAKGVEKSFSLLSLIDKILPVYQEVVAELKAAGATWIQFDEPKLVMDLGAHELQAFTHAYSALEASLSGLNVLIETYFADVPVEAYKTLISLKCVTGFGFDLVRGTKTLDLIKGGFPSGKYLFAGVVDGRNIWANDLASSLSVLHALEGIVGKDKLVVSTSCSLLHTAVDLVNEPKLDKEIKSWLAFAAQKVVEVNALAKALSGQKDGAFFSANAAAQASRKSSPRVTNEAVQQAAAALKGSDHRRATNVSDRLDAQQKKLNLPILPTTTIGSFPQTLELRRVRREYKAKKVSEEDYVEAIKKEINKVVKLQEELDIDVLVHGEPERNDMVEYFGEQLSGFAFTANGWVQSYGSRCVKPPIIYGDVSRPKAMTVFWSSLAQSMTKRPMKGMLTGPVTILNWSFVRNDQPRFETCYQIALAIKDEVEDLEKAGITVIQIDEAALREGLPLRKSEHAFYLNWAVHSFRITNCGVEDSTQIHTHMCYSNFNDIIHSIIDMDADVITIENSRSDEKLLSVFREGVKYGAGIGPGVYDIHSPRIPSEEEIADRVEKMLAVLECNILWVNPDCGLKTRKYAEVKPALSNMVAAAKRLRTKFASSQ, from the exons ATGAACCAAGTCTCTCAGCACATACTCGCGCCGTTCACATCTCTAAGAGTCATCTCGGTCGGCTCTCTCTCGTTCCCATCTTCTTTCACTCCCACCAACTCCAACtcccctccttttcttcttcgcTACTTCTCTGTTAG AGCAATGGCATCCCACGTTGTTGGTTATCCTCGCATGGGTCCCAAGAGGGAGCTCAAGTTCGCTTTGGAATCTTTCTGGGATGGAAAGAGCAGTGCTGAAGATTTACAGAACGTGGCAGCTGAACTCAGGTCATCCATCTGGAAGCAGATGTCTGATGCTGGAATCAAGTTTATTCCTAGCAACACCTTTTCATGCTATGATCAAGTGTTGGATACTACAGCAATGCTTGGTGCTGTTCCTCCTAGATACGGATGGAATGGTGGTGAGATTGGGTTTGATGTCTATTTTTCCATGGCCAGAGGTAATGCCTCTGTCCCCGCCATGGAAATGACCAAGTGGTTTGATACCAACTA CCATTACATTGTCCCTGAATTGGGACCAGAAGTTAACTTTTCCTACGCATCCCACAAGGCTGTCATCGAGTACAAGGAGGCCAAGGCT CTTGGAGTTGATACTGTGCCAGTCCTCGTAGGTCCTGTTTCATACTTGTTGCTATCAAAACCAGCAAAGGGTGTGGAGAAATCCTTTTCACTTCTCTCCCTAATTGACAAGATTCTTCCCGTCTATCA GGAAGTTGTGGCCGAACTAAAAGCAGCTGGAGCAACCTGGATTCAGTTTGATGAGCCTAAGCTTGTGATGGATCTTGGAGCTCATGAATTGCAAGCATTTACTCATGCTTACTCGGCACTTGAGGCATCCCTATCTGGTTTGAATGTTCTGATTGAGACATACTTTGCTGATGTTCCCGTTGAGGCATACAAAACACTAATTTCTTTGAAGTGTGTTACTGGGTTTGGGTTTGACCTGGTTCGAGGAACAAAGACCCTAGATTTGATTAAGGGTGGATTCCCTTCTGGAAAATACCTCTTTGCTGGAGTGGTTGATGGAAGGAATATTTGGGCTAACGATCTTGCTTCTTCCCTCAGTGTACTACATGCTCTTGAGGGCATTGTGGGCAAAG ACAAGCTTGTAGTATCTACTTCCTGCTCTCTTCTCCACACCGCTGTTGATCTAGTTAACGAGCCTAAGTTGGACAAAGAGATCAAGTCATGGCTTGCGTTTGCAGCACAGAAAGTTGTTGAAGTAAATGCCTTGGCCAAGGCACTTTCTGGACAGAAGGATGGG GCATTCTTTTCTGCAAATGCAGCAGCTCAGGCTTCTAGAAAATCCTCACCACGGGTCACCAACGAGGCTGTTCAACAGGCT GCtgctgctttgaagggttcAGACCACCGCCGTGCAACCAACGTTAGTGATAGGCTGGATGCTCAGCAGAAGAAGTTGAACCTTCCAATTCTTCCAACCACCACCATTGGATCATTTCCTCAGACCTTGGAACTTAGAAGAGTGCGCCGTGAATACAAGGCTAAGAA ggTCTCAGAGGAAGATTATGTTGAGGCCATCAAGAAGGAAATTAACAAAGTCGTCAAACTCCAGGAAGAGCTTGATATTGATGTTTTGGTGCATGGTGAACCAGAA AGGAATGACATGGTTGAGTACTTTGGTGAGCAATTGTCTGGTTTTGCCTTCACTGCTAATGGCTGGGTCCAATCTTACGGTTCTCGCTGCGTCAAGCCTCCTATCATCTATGGTGATGTGAGCCGCCCCAAGGCCATGACTGTGTTCTGGTCTTCGTTGGCTCAAAGTATGACTAAGCGACCCATGAAGGGAATGCTTACTGGTCCTGTTACCATTTTGAACTGGTCCTTTGTCAGAAATGACCAGCCCAG ATTTGAGACCTGTTATCAAATTGCTTTGGCCATCAAGGATGAGGTTGAGGATCTTGAGAAAGCTGGAATTACGGTCATCCAGATTGATGAAGCTGCTTTGAGAGAGGGCTTGCCCCTAAGGAAGTCCGAGCATGCTTTTTATTTGAACTGGGCTGTTCACTCTTTCAGGATCACTAATTGTGGTGTTGAAGACTCTACCCAG ATCCACACCCACATGTGCTACTCTAACTTCAATGACATCATTCACTCAATCATTGACATGGATGCTGATGTGATCACCATCGAGAACTCCAGATCAGACGAGAAGCTTCTCTCAGTCTTCCGCGAGGGTGTGAAATATGGAGCAGGCATTGGCCCTGGTGTTTATGATATTCACTCTCCTAGGATCCCCTCAGAAGAAGAAATTGCCGACCGTGTTGAGAAGATGCTTGCTGTCCTTGAATGCAACATTCTCTGGGTCAACCCTGATTGTGGTCTAAAGACCCGCAAGTATGCTGAAGTCAAACCTGCCCTCAGCAACATGGTTGCAGCTGCCAAGCGTCTCCGTACCAAGTTTGCAAGTTCCCAGTGA
- the LOC7460122 gene encoding ribosome assembly protein 1, translating to MGDFDETRNIRNMCILAHVDHGKTTLADHLIAATGGGLLHPKLAGKLRFMDFLDEEQRRAITMKSSSISLHYKDYSVNLIDSPGHMDFCSEVSTAARLSDGGLVLVDAVEGVHIQTHAVLRQAWIEKLTPCLVLNKIDRLICELKMSPMEAYNRLVKIVHEVNGIMSAYKSEKYLSDVDSIRAGPSGEGEDENLEFIEDDEEDTFQPQKGNVAFACALDGWGFTIHEFAEFYATKLGASSAALQKALWGPRYFHPKTKMITVKKFVDAGSRERPMFVQFVLEPLWQVYQSALEPDGNKGLLEKVIKSFNLNVPPRELLNKDPKAVLQSVMSRWLPLSDAILSMVVKCMPDPIAAQSFRISRLIPKREVLLDGVDSSALAEADLVRMSIEVCDSSPEAPCVAFVSKMFAVSSKLLPQRGLNGEILSNFSDENGNSESDECFLAFARIFSGVLCSGQRVFVLSALYDPLKGESMQKHIQVAELHSLYLMMGQGLKPVASAKAGNVVAIRGLGQHILKSATLSSTKNCWPFSSMAFQVAPTLRVAIEPSDPADTGALMKGLKLLNRADPFVEVTVSSRGEHVLAAAGEVHLERCIKDLKERFAKVSLEVSPPLVSYRETIEGEASNMLDNLKSSTRSSDYVEKMTPNGRCVVRVQVMKLPSALTTVLDKSTDLLGDIIGGKLGQSASNLETEKSNIVQDESPIEVLKKRIMGAVESDILSLSKKDKDRAEKYKLKWQKFLKRIWALGPRQVGPNILFTPDSKSLSNDSSALVRGSPHVSERLGLVECSGTGEMPADTSSEELSALYREAESLQNSVVSGFQLATAAGPLCDEPMWGLAFVVEACINPLAEKFDDSESNQQSEQYAIFTGQVMTAVKDACRAAVLQKKPRLVEAMYFCELNTPPEYLGSMYAVLNQKRAQVLNEEMQEGFALFSVQAYVPVSESFGFAEDLRRKTAGAASALLVLSHWEELSEDPFFVPKTEEEIEEFGDGSSVLPNTARKLIDAVRRRKGLPVEEKVVQFATKQRTRARKV from the coding sequence aTGGGTGATTTTGATGAAACCCGAAATATACGAAACATGTGCATACTAGCACATGTTGATCATGGCAAGACAACTCTTGCTGACCATTTAATTGCTGCAACGGGTGGGGGTTTGCTTCACCCTAAATTAGCTGGGAAACTTAGGTTTATGGATTTTCTTGATGAGGAACAAAGGCGTGCGATAACGATGAAGAGCTCGTCGATTTCTCTTCATTATAAGGATTATTCAGTCAACCTTATAGATTCACCTGGTCATATGGATTTTTGTAGTGAAGTTTCAACTGCTGCGAGGTTGAGTGACGGGGGATTGGTTTTGGTTGATGCTGTTGAGGGGGTACATATACAGACGCATGCTGTTTTGCGTCAAGCTTGGATTGAGAAGCTTACGCCTTGTTTAGTGCTTAATAAGATTGATAGGTTGATATGTGAGTTGAAAATGAGTCCGATGGAAGCTTATAATCGGTTGGTGAAGATTGTTCATGAGGTGAATGGGATAATGAGTGCTTATAAGTCGGAGAAGTATTTGTCTGATGTCGATTCAATACGTGCTGGGCCCTCTGGTGAGGGTGAAGATGAGAATCTTGAGTTTATAGAGGATGATGAGGAGGACACTTTTCAACCACAGAAAGGGAATGTGGCATTTGCTTGTGCACTGGATGGGTGGGGTTTTACTATTCATGAGTTTGCTGAGTTTTATGCCACAAAGCTTGGAGCAAGCTCAGCTGCATTGCAGAAGGCTCTCTGGGGTCCTAGGTATTTCCATCCAAAGACGAAGATGATTACGGTGAAGAAGTTTGTGGATGCAGGCAGCAGGGAGCGTCCTATGTTTGTGCAGTTTGTGCTGGAACCACTGTGGCAAGTTTACCAATCTGCTTTAGAGCCTGATGGGAATAAAGGCTTACTCGAGAAAGtcataaaatcatttaatttgaatgtACCACCCCGTGAGCTTCTGAATAAGGATCCAAAGGCTGTGCTGCAATCTGTTATGAGTCGCTGGCTTCCTTTGTCAGATGCAATTTTGTCGATGGTTGTGAAGTGCATGCCGGATCCAATTGCAGCTCAATCCTTTCGGATATCACGTTTGATTCCCAAGAGAGAAGTTTTGCTTGATGGGGTCGACTCTAGTGCTCTTGCAGAGGCGGATCTTGTTAGAATGTCTATTGAGGTTTGTGATTCCAGTCCTGAAGCACCTTGTGTTGCTTTTGTATCCAAAATGTTTGCTGTCTCATCAAAATTGTTACCTCAAAGGGGTTTGAATGGGGAGATTCTGAGCAATTTTAGTGATGAAAATGGAAACAGTGAATCAGATGAGTGTTTCCTTGCATTTGCTAGAATTTTTAGCGGGGTTCTTTGTTCTGGACAAAGAGTCTTTGTGCTTTCAGCATTGTATGACCCATTGAAGGGGGAGTCAATGCAGAAGCACATACAGGTGGCTGAGCTGCACTCGTTGTATCTAATGATGGGTCAAGGCTTGAAACCAGTGGCTTCTGCGAAGGCTGGGAATGTTGTGGCAATCCGAGGCCTTGGCCAGCATATATTGAAAAGTGCAACTCTATCATCCACCAAAAACTGCTGGCCTTTCTCAAGCATGGCATTCCAGGTGGCCCCAACTCTGAGAGTTGCTATTGAACCTTCTGATCCAGCTGATACTGGTGCTCTGATGAAAGGTTTGAAGCTTCTGAACCGGGCTGATCCATTTGTGGAGGTTACTGTTTCCTCTAGAGGGGAACATGTTCTGGCTGCTGCTGGAGAAGTTCATCTGGAAAGGTGCATTAAGGATTTGAAAGAGAGGTTTGCAAAAGTGAGCCTGGAAGTCTCTCCACCTCTTGTGTCCTATAGGGAGACTATTGAGGGAGAAGCGTCCAATATGTTAGATAACCTGAAATCATCTACTAGAAGCTCAGATTATGTTGAGAAGATGACACCGAATGGAAGATGTGTTGTTCGTGTGCAAGTCATGAAACTTCCATCTGCACTAACCACGGTGCTTGATAAAAGCACTGATCTACTAGGAGATATTATCGGTGGTAAGCTGGGGCAGTCAGCTAGCAACTTGGAAACAGAGAAATCAAACATTGTGCAAGATGAGAGTCCAATTGAAGTTCTAAAAAAACGCATAATGGGTGCTGTGGAGAGTGACATTTTGTCATTGAGTAAGAAGGACAAGGATCGGGCTGAAAAGTACAAACTTAAGTGGCAAAAGTTTCTGAAGAGGATCTGGGCACTTGGACCGAGACAAGTTGGCCCTAACATCCTCTTCACTCCTGATTCCAAAAGCTTGAGCAATGATTCCTCTGCTCTTGTACGGGGTTCCCCTCATGTTTCTGAAAGGTTGGGGTTGGTGGAATGTTCTGGTACTGGTGAAATGCCTGCTGACACATCCTCAGAAGAGCTTAGTGCATTATACAGGGAAGCAGAGAGTCTTCAGAACAGTGTAGTGTCTGGATTTCAATTAGCAACAGCAGCTGGCCCCTTATGTGATGAACCAATGTGGGGATTGGCTTTTGTTGTTGAGGCCTGCATAAATCCTTTGGCTGAGAAATTTGATGATTCCGAGTCTAATCAACAATCTGAGCAGTATGCGATCTTCACTGGACAGGTAATGACAGCTGTGAAAGATGCATGTAGAGCAGCTGTACTTCAGAAGAAACCTCGGCTTGTTGAAGCAATGTATTTTTGTGAGTTGAACACCCCACCTGAATATCTGGGCTCTATGTATGCTGTGCTTAATCAGAAACGAGCCCAGGTCTTAAACGAGGAAATGCAGGAAGGATTTGCACTTTTCTCGGTTCAAGCATACGTCCCAGTTTCTGAAAGCTTTGGTTTCGCTGAAGATCTTAGAAGAAAGACTGCGGGTGCTGCAAGTGCTCTTCTTGTACTGAGTCACTGGGAAGAACTTTCTGAGGATCCTTTCTTTGTACCTAAAACAGAAGAGGAGATTGAAGAGTTTGGAGATGGTTCTAGTGTTCTTCCTAACACAGCAAGAAAGCTCATTGATGCTGTAAGGCGGCGGAAGGGCCTCCCTGTGGAGGAAAAAGTAGTCCAGTTTGCAACTAAACAGAGGACCCGTGCTCGTAAAGTGTAG
- the LOC7478607 gene encoding uncharacterized protein LOC7478607, with protein sequence MSREFAVPPVVFPSGGNPTVATGGNIQQRRVPTAPFQPSRPSNSGIPFMSFEIGSAATNTSGPIGGGTGPIGGAANFDDEEPLLDELGIHPDQIWKKTKSILNPFRVNPTFHKDSDLSGPIFLYLSFCLFQLLAGKIQFGVILGWIVVSSIFLYVVFNMLAGRHGNLDLHTCTSVIGYCLLPVVILSAVSLFVPQNGAIRLGISGVFVIWSTRACTNLMVAVADGGEEHRGLIAYACFLIYTLFSLLVIF encoded by the coding sequence ATGTCGAGGGAATTCGCTGTGCCACCAGTAGTCTTCCCGTCCGGCGGAAACCCGACTGTCGCCACTGGCGGAAACATCCAGCAACGCCGAGTACCAACTGCTCCATTCCAACCTTCTCGTCCATCAAACTCCGGAATCCCTTTCATGTCATTCGAAATCGGATCCGCTGCCACGAACACCTCCGGTCCAATCGGCGGAGGAACTGGTCCTATCGGCGGTGCAGCCAACTTCGACGACGAAGAACCACTCCTCGACGAACTCGGGATCCACCCAGACCAAATCTGGAAGAAAACCAAATCGATTTTAAATCCATTCCGGGTCAACCCGACGTTCCACAAGGATTCGGATCTATCCGGCCCGATATTTTTGTATCTCTCGTTCTGCTTGTTTCAATTACTTGCCGGAAAAATCCAATTTGGCGTCATACTGGGATGGATTGTCGTTTCCTCGATTTTCTTATACGTTGTGTTCAATATGTTGGCTGGTAGACATGGGAATTTAGACCTGCACACGTGTACGAGTGTGATTGGTTACTGTTTGTTGCCAGTGGTGATTTTATCGGCGGTTTCGCTGTTTGTGCCGCAAAATGGGGCTATTAGGTTGGGGATTTCTGGGGTTTTCGTGATTTGGTCTACGAGGGCTTGCACGAATTTGATGGTTGCTGTTGCTGATGGTGGAGAGGAGCACCGTGGATTGATTGCGTACGCCTGTTTCTTGATTTACACTCTGTTTTCATTGCTTGTTATATTTTAG